Proteins encoded within one genomic window of Synechococcus sp. PCC 7335:
- a CDS encoding dipeptide epimerase, which yields MQIQLEPFSVHKRVPLTISRGTNAGSTNLWVKVSAEGVEGWGEASPFSIGDKTQTTEAITHDLQTLSAKLSGFHPLQRQQIESTCDDLAVCSAARAAVDVALHDWLGKKTNLPLWQLWGLDPSFITPTAVTVGISSPEDAAKRLRQWCEQQTVASVKVKLGSPAGIAADQAMFEALLPEVPQGAKISIDANGGWRLTDALTMSSWLADRAVIYLEQPLPVAHDGLLPALKAQSPLPIFIDESCFDSADIHRLAHCIDGINIKLMKSGGLSEARRMIHTAKACGLQVMFGCYSDSAISNTALSHLAPLANHLDLDSHFNLKDDPFSGAQLNNGVLMPNSRPGLGLSRHAYC from the coding sequence ATGCAAATTCAGCTTGAGCCATTTTCAGTACACAAGCGTGTACCGCTCACTATCAGCCGGGGAACAAACGCGGGATCAACCAACCTTTGGGTCAAAGTCAGTGCCGAGGGAGTAGAAGGTTGGGGCGAAGCTTCTCCTTTTTCAATTGGCGACAAGACTCAAACGACTGAGGCTATCACTCATGACCTTCAGACGCTATCAGCTAAGTTGTCAGGGTTTCATCCGCTGCAGCGGCAGCAGATTGAGTCGACATGCGATGATTTGGCAGTTTGTTCGGCGGCTAGAGCAGCAGTGGATGTAGCGCTACATGACTGGTTGGGGAAAAAGACCAATCTCCCGCTATGGCAACTGTGGGGACTAGACCCAAGTTTCATCACCCCTACCGCTGTTACCGTTGGTATCAGTTCTCCAGAAGATGCCGCAAAGCGCCTGCGCCAGTGGTGCGAGCAGCAAACCGTTGCCTCTGTCAAAGTCAAACTAGGATCTCCAGCCGGTATCGCTGCAGATCAAGCGATGTTTGAGGCCCTTTTACCTGAAGTGCCTCAAGGTGCAAAAATCAGTATCGATGCCAATGGTGGCTGGCGTTTGACGGATGCGTTAACAATGTCTAGCTGGCTGGCTGATCGCGCAGTGATCTATCTAGAGCAGCCGTTACCAGTTGCCCATGACGGTCTTCTCCCGGCCTTGAAAGCTCAATCACCGCTGCCGATCTTTATTGATGAAAGCTGCTTTGACAGTGCCGATATTCATCGTTTGGCACACTGCATTGACGGCATAAATATTAAGCTAATGAAGTCCGGTGGCCTAAGTGAAGCTCGGCGGATGATTCATACCGCAAAAGCCTGTGGGCTTCAGGTGATGTTTGGCTGTTATTCAGATAGTGCGATCTCGAATACTGCCCTCTCTCATCTGGCACCGCTAGCCAATCACCTCGATCTTGACAGCCATTTTAATCTTAAAGACGACCCGTTCTCTGGCGCCCAGCTAAACAACGGCGTTCTCATGCCCAATTCGCGACCTGGACTAGGACTCTCTCGCCATGCTTACTGCTGA
- a CDS encoding DMT family transporter, whose translation MDAPQTKDAAQSPVQSPNEEATSSAIPVANEVAKQPLGIPSLLQPVASLAASPLVLISPFFLWGTAMVAMKGVMNETSPLFLASMRLLPAGALVVLASVVLGRKQPKGWSAWLWIGLFALVDGTLFQGFLAEGLERTGAGLGSVMIDSQPLAVAIMARLLFKEWIGPLGWLGLSVGLLGISFIGLPDEWIFSLFQGEWFNVSIALEQEIWTVLFQQGEWLMLMAALSMAVGTILIGFVAKKADPVAATGWHMILGGIPLTVASALSEPAAWQGISLSGWLEIGYATVFGSAIAYGIFFYIAAQGNLTSLSALTFLTPVFALLFSTLLLAESLSFLQWSGVMLTLISIYLINQRVQLSTYLSEQLALPVGLPNKRKAQANARPKQTQGPSKHKDR comes from the coding sequence ATGGATGCTCCTCAGACTAAAGACGCTGCTCAGTCGCCTGTCCAGTCGCCCAATGAGGAGGCTACGTCATCGGCCATCCCAGTAGCTAATGAAGTGGCTAAACAGCCGCTAGGCATCCCTTCGCTCCTTCAGCCAGTCGCGAGTCTGGCGGCCAGTCCGCTAGTGCTAATTTCTCCCTTTTTCCTATGGGGGACTGCGATGGTAGCGATGAAGGGTGTCATGAATGAGACTAGTCCGCTATTTCTGGCAAGCATGCGACTATTGCCAGCGGGTGCGTTAGTCGTCTTGGCGTCGGTGGTGCTCGGCAGGAAGCAGCCAAAAGGATGGTCAGCCTGGCTTTGGATCGGGCTGTTCGCGCTAGTCGATGGGACGCTGTTTCAAGGATTTTTGGCAGAAGGACTTGAGCGTACGGGGGCTGGGTTAGGTTCTGTGATGATCGACTCGCAGCCGCTAGCAGTGGCGATCATGGCAAGATTGTTGTTTAAAGAATGGATTGGGCCGTTAGGCTGGCTGGGCCTAAGTGTTGGCCTACTTGGAATCAGCTTTATCGGCTTGCCTGACGAGTGGATTTTTTCACTGTTTCAAGGCGAGTGGTTTAATGTCAGTATTGCTCTTGAACAAGAGATTTGGACAGTGCTTTTTCAGCAGGGCGAGTGGTTGATGCTGATGGCGGCGCTGTCGATGGCGGTCGGTACAATCTTGATTGGATTTGTGGCCAAAAAAGCTGATCCCGTTGCAGCAACAGGCTGGCATATGATCTTAGGCGGAATTCCGCTGACGGTTGCCTCAGCGCTGAGTGAGCCGGCTGCTTGGCAGGGCATTTCGCTATCGGGGTGGTTAGAGATCGGCTATGCGACGGTGTTTGGCAGTGCGATCGCGTATGGTATTTTCTTCTACATCGCGGCCCAGGGTAATCTGACGAGTCTTAGCGCCCTTACCTTCCTAACGCCCGTTTTTGCTTTGCTGTTCAGCACTTTGCTACTAGCCGAGAGTCTTAGCTTTTTGCAGTGGTCGGGTGTCATGCTGACCTTGATCAGCATCTATCTAATCAACCAGCGGGTACAGCTATCTACTTATCTATCAGAGCAGCTTGCGCTTCCTGTTGGCCTCCCAAACAAACGCAAGGCCCAAGCAAACGCAAGGCCCAAGCAAACGCAAGGCCCAAGCAAACACAAGGATAGATAG
- a CDS encoding VOC family protein, with amino-acid sequence MIATPMIAIEQLDHLVLTVADISITCQFYQSVLGCKVIHFTTGSGDNRCALSIGNHQKINLHSAGSPLQPAARYPQPGSADLCFLTQTPLSQVVEHLQSCSISIISGPIRRTGTLGPILSVYIRDPDDNLIEIANVIE; translated from the coding sequence ATGATTGCAACTCCAATGATTGCAATAGAGCAGCTAGACCATCTAGTTCTGACCGTTGCCGACATCAGCATCACCTGTCAGTTTTACCAGTCAGTGCTTGGCTGTAAAGTCATTCACTTTACAACCGGCAGCGGTGATAATCGATGCGCTCTTAGTATCGGTAACCATCAGAAGATTAATCTGCATTCTGCTGGAAGTCCGCTTCAGCCTGCTGCTCGCTATCCTCAGCCTGGCTCTGCTGATCTGTGCTTTTTGACCCAGACGCCACTTTCCCAAGTTGTGGAACATCTGCAATCTTGTTCAATTTCAATCATTTCAGGCCCCATTCGGCGAACAGGAACGCTTGGTCCTATTCTATCTGTATACATTCGCGACCCAGACGATAACCTGATCGAGATCGCAAATGTCATAGAATAG
- a CDS encoding DUF1611 domain-containing protein: MLTADDRIAILLHNGLAGSKGKTGVSLLRYSRNEIVAVIDETAVSQSVKELTGVDRQVPVVASVQAALALNPTVLAIGLAPSGGRLPDPWYAEVKQAVSAGLSVMNGLHTQMNADREISSQIRPGRWVWDIRQEPEGLEVGSGKARLLECDRVLTVGTDMSVGKMSTSLELTRAASAKGLRAKLIATGQTGLMLGEAGVALDAIRVDYAAGAVEQAVIRNSQEQDILFIEGQGSLLNPGSTATLPLMRGAQPTALILVHKAGMTHIQHFPDFKIPSLSQVIALYESAVWAGGTFAKTPVAGIALNTFGLGETAALDVIKEVSDETGLPCADVVRFGGTDLLDSVVER, from the coding sequence ATGCTTACTGCTGATGATCGCATTGCTATCTTGCTGCATAATGGCCTCGCAGGCAGTAAGGGCAAAACAGGCGTTTCCTTACTGCGCTATAGCCGCAACGAAATCGTTGCTGTCATCGATGAAACGGCCGTAAGTCAATCGGTTAAAGAGCTAACTGGCGTCGATCGTCAGGTTCCTGTGGTTGCCTCTGTTCAAGCCGCTTTGGCTCTTAACCCTACCGTTCTAGCGATTGGACTAGCGCCTTCTGGGGGCAGATTACCTGATCCTTGGTACGCAGAAGTCAAGCAGGCTGTAAGCGCCGGACTCTCTGTAATGAATGGCTTGCATACTCAGATGAATGCAGACCGTGAAATTTCATCGCAGATTCGGCCTGGCCGGTGGGTGTGGGATATTCGCCAAGAGCCAGAAGGATTAGAGGTCGGCAGTGGAAAAGCGAGACTGTTGGAGTGCGATCGCGTTCTCACGGTCGGTACAGATATGTCGGTCGGTAAAATGTCTACTAGTCTCGAACTTACCCGTGCTGCTAGCGCTAAGGGATTGCGCGCTAAACTCATCGCCACTGGTCAAACAGGGCTAATGCTAGGTGAAGCCGGTGTTGCTTTGGATGCTATCCGAGTAGACTATGCCGCTGGAGCGGTCGAACAAGCCGTCATTCGTAATTCTCAAGAGCAGGATATTCTTTTCATCGAAGGGCAAGGGTCGCTGTTGAATCCTGGCTCTACAGCGACGCTACCTCTTATGAGAGGAGCTCAACCAACTGCCTTAATTCTGGTTCACAAAGCTGGTATGACCCATATTCAGCACTTTCCAGATTTCAAGATTCCCTCGCTTTCGCAAGTCATCGCCTTGTACGAGAGCGCTGTCTGGGCAGGCGGTACTTTTGCAAAGACGCCAGTTGCCGGGATTGCTCTGAACACTTTCGGACTAGGTGAGACAGCAGCTTTGGATGTGATTAAAGAAGTTTCTGACGAAACTGGACTACCCTGCGCTGACGTTGTTCGATTTGGTGGGACGGACTTACTCGATAGCGTTGTTGAGCGATAA
- the infA gene encoding translation initiation factor IF-1 — protein MSKQDLIEMEGTITESLPNAMFRVDLDNGFNVLAHISGKIRRNYIKILPGDRVKVELTPYDLTKGRITYRLKKPR, from the coding sequence TTGTCTAAACAAGATCTAATTGAAATGGAAGGGACGATTACTGAATCGTTGCCTAACGCTATGTTTCGAGTCGACTTAGATAATGGGTTCAATGTCTTAGCCCATATCTCTGGAAAGATTCGTCGAAACTATATCAAAATTCTGCCGGGCGATCGCGTCAAGGTAGAACTCACGCCTTATGATCTAACAAAGGGGCGAATCACCTACCGACTAAAGAAACCTAGATAA
- the secY gene encoding preprotein translocase subunit SecY encodes MVVSQGRSPSAQETFLQMAQAAGLRSRLLVTIGLLVLVRLGIYIPVPGIDRAAFSNFVQGGGAGGVLGFLDIIGGGGLSLVGIFALGILPFINASIIMQLLTAAIPALEDLQKNEGEAGRRKISQVTRYVAFGWTIVQSTMLSCFLLRDFAYDFGVPFVIETVIALTAGSMFVMWVGELITERGLGNGASLLIFLNIVSSLPRVLGETVDLAQTGDRSTIGGIVILFLVFIATIIGIVFVQEGTRRIPIVSARRQVGRKLYLEKSNYLPLRLNQGGVMPIIFASSMLIIPISLVQYIPSEAFARFMNANFRATSPLYILVYLVMIVFFSYFYASLVVNPEDMSRNLKKMGASIPGIRPGRATTNYISKVLNRLTFLGAIFLGLVAVVPSLVESATRVQTFQGFGATSLLILVGVAIDTAKQIQTYVISQRYEGMVKQ; translated from the coding sequence ATGGTTGTCAGTCAAGGCAGGTCGCCTAGCGCTCAAGAAACGTTTTTGCAAATGGCGCAAGCCGCAGGGTTGCGCAGTCGTTTGCTCGTTACTATCGGTCTTTTGGTTCTAGTTAGACTAGGCATTTATATTCCAGTGCCCGGTATTGATCGAGCGGCATTCTCTAATTTTGTTCAGGGTGGCGGAGCCGGAGGTGTTCTGGGGTTTCTAGATATCATTGGCGGCGGTGGATTATCTCTGGTGGGTATTTTCGCCTTGGGGATTTTGCCCTTCATCAACGCATCGATTATTATGCAGCTGCTAACAGCAGCCATCCCGGCGCTTGAGGATCTACAGAAAAACGAAGGCGAAGCTGGCCGCAGAAAAATTTCGCAGGTGACACGCTATGTTGCCTTTGGCTGGACCATTGTGCAAAGCACTATGCTTTCGTGTTTTCTGCTCAGGGACTTTGCCTATGACTTTGGCGTGCCATTTGTAATTGAGACGGTAATTGCCCTGACAGCAGGTTCGATGTTCGTCATGTGGGTAGGTGAACTGATTACTGAACGTGGCCTAGGGAACGGTGCCTCACTGCTGATCTTTTTGAACATTGTCTCTTCGCTACCTCGGGTACTCGGCGAGACGGTAGATCTTGCCCAGACTGGCGATCGCTCCACAATCGGCGGCATTGTCATCTTATTCTTAGTTTTCATTGCAACGATTATTGGCATCGTTTTCGTACAAGAAGGTACGCGTCGAATTCCTATCGTTTCAGCCAGACGTCAGGTAGGCCGAAAGCTATACCTAGAGAAGAGCAATTACTTGCCCCTAAGATTGAACCAAGGTGGGGTTATGCCAATTATCTTTGCCTCTTCAATGCTGATTATTCCAATTTCACTGGTTCAATATATTCCAAGTGAAGCGTTTGCGAGATTCATGAACGCTAACTTTAGAGCCACCTCTCCGCTATACATCTTGGTGTATCTAGTGATGATTGTTTTCTTTAGCTACTTCTATGCGTCTTTGGTAGTCAATCCTGAAGATATGTCTAGAAACTTGAAGAAGATGGGCGCTAGCATTCCAGGTATCCGGCCGGGCAGAGCAACAACTAACTACATTAGTAAGGTTTTGAATCGATTGACTTTTTTGGGGGCAATCTTTTTAGGACTCGTGGCTGTAGTCCCGAGCTTAGTTGAGAGTGCAACCAGGGTACAGACATTTCAAGGGTTTGGTGCGACTTCTTTGTTGATTCTAGTGGGCGTGGCTATTGACACCGCTAAGCAAATTCAGACCTATGTGATTTCTCAGCGTTACGAAGGAATGGTGAAGCAGTAA
- a CDS encoding ATP-dependent Clp protease proteolytic subunit produces the protein MSSSIKAVQAPYGGGSAAYRTPPPDLQSLLLKERIVYLGTPLVSSDDFKRQMGVDVTKLIIAQLLYLEFDDPEKPIYFYINSTGTSWYTGDAVGFETEAFAICDTLKYIKPPVHTICLGQAMGTAAMILSSGAKGSRASLPHATIVLNQTRSGAQGQATDIQIRAEEVLANKAAQLDILSANTGQSTEKLDKDTDRMFYLTPEEAKDYGLIDRVLSSTKELPTAIPAGVV, from the coding sequence ATGAGTTCTTCTATCAAGGCCGTTCAAGCTCCCTACGGTGGAGGAAGTGCAGCCTATCGGACACCCCCACCTGATCTACAATCGCTGCTGCTAAAAGAGCGCATCGTCTACTTGGGTACGCCGCTAGTTTCTTCTGATGATTTCAAGCGTCAAATGGGTGTAGACGTTACCAAGCTGATTATTGCGCAGCTACTGTATTTAGAATTTGACGACCCTGAAAAGCCCATTTACTTTTACATAAACTCAACCGGGACCTCCTGGTACACCGGTGATGCTGTTGGCTTTGAAACTGAAGCTTTTGCTATTTGCGACACGCTCAAATATATCAAGCCACCTGTACACACTATCTGCCTAGGTCAGGCAATGGGTACAGCCGCGATGATTCTCTCATCAGGCGCAAAAGGGTCTAGAGCGAGCCTACCTCATGCCACCATTGTCCTTAATCAGACCCGTTCTGGCGCGCAAGGACAAGCAACAGATATCCAGATTCGAGCCGAGGAAGTGCTAGCCAACAAAGCTGCTCAGCTTGATATCCTATCTGCTAACACTGGACAATCTACTGAAAAGCTAGATAAAGATACCGATCGGATGTTTTATCTGACTCCAGAAGAGGCTAAGGACTATGGCCTAATCGACCGTGTACTAAGCAGTACGAAAGAGCTGCCGACAGCGATTCCTGCGGGGGTTGTTTAG
- a CDS encoding glycosyltransferase, translating into MSWGLGTLTKPLKILFLSTPVGPLGSGLGGGVELTVINLVQVMRAKGHQIDIAAPEGSSLPVAVHPPTALIQIPGKWQPTAQTQDRLAPVTVSSALANAWVYAREHESKYDLLVNFAYDWLPFYLASFLKTPVAHFVSMGSLNDALDHAIAQTAVQFPGTLGAYTRSQVQTFPMPERSWRLFGSAIDIRQYDYCDRPEDTLAWIGRISPEKGLEDAIAAADAAHQPLKIFGKLEDANYWQRLQPLIHQATVPIEYSGFLSTSALQKALGLCRALLVTPKWTEAFGMVAIEALACGVPVIAYARGGLAEIVRNHQTGWLVSPDDVMDLVGAIAKIDQINRADCRRQAECLYDLPAWGERFEQWFGQILSGTVSSGAVPSIVRPNNSTAS; encoded by the coding sequence GTGAGCTGGGGCCTAGGAACTCTGACAAAGCCGCTCAAAATACTGTTTCTCTCCACGCCAGTGGGTCCTCTAGGCTCTGGGTTAGGCGGCGGCGTCGAGCTGACGGTGATCAACCTAGTACAGGTGATGAGAGCAAAAGGTCATCAGATTGATATTGCTGCGCCTGAAGGATCTAGTTTGCCCGTAGCAGTGCATCCACCGACAGCGCTAATTCAGATACCCGGTAAGTGGCAGCCAACGGCTCAAACGCAAGACCGCTTAGCGCCTGTTACTGTCAGCTCAGCCCTAGCGAATGCTTGGGTCTATGCCAGAGAACATGAGTCAAAGTATGACCTGCTGGTGAATTTTGCCTATGATTGGCTGCCATTTTATCTTGCATCCTTTCTCAAAACTCCAGTAGCCCACTTCGTCAGCATGGGTTCTTTGAACGATGCCTTAGATCACGCGATCGCTCAGACCGCTGTTCAATTTCCTGGCACGCTTGGTGCCTATACGCGATCACAAGTCCAAACCTTTCCTATGCCTGAGCGCAGTTGGCGCCTCTTTGGCAGTGCAATCGATATTCGCCAGTACGACTACTGCGATCGCCCAGAAGATACCCTTGCTTGGATTGGACGCATCTCACCTGAGAAAGGGCTAGAAGATGCCATTGCTGCTGCCGACGCAGCCCACCAGCCGCTGAAGATATTTGGCAAACTAGAAGACGCTAACTACTGGCAGCGGCTTCAGCCTCTGATTCATCAGGCCACCGTTCCCATCGAATATAGTGGGTTTCTCTCAACATCTGCGCTACAAAAAGCCCTTGGACTTTGTCGGGCGCTACTGGTCACACCAAAATGGACAGAAGCTTTCGGCATGGTGGCCATTGAAGCTCTAGCCTGTGGCGTACCCGTGATTGCATACGCGCGCGGTGGACTAGCCGAGATAGTGCGTAATCACCAGACAGGCTGGCTGGTATCGCCTGATGATGTAATGGATCTAGTCGGTGCGATTGCCAAAATCGACCAGATTAACCGTGCTGACTGTCGTCGACAGGCTGAGTGCCTATATGATCTGCCTGCTTGGGGTGAGCGTTTTGAGCAGTGGTTTGGCCAGATTCTTTCTGGCACCGTATCCTCAGGCGCTGTTCCTTCTATCGTCCGGCCTAATAACTCTACAGCTAGTTAG
- a CDS encoding VWA domain-containing protein, which produces MKVDFQCALSDAHLSIDQASSQRQLSVSVAAKGGGVSAPLNVCFVLDRSGSMMGTPLQTVKQAASRIVDRLSNRDRISIIAFDHKAEVLISNELASDPQAIKRRINSLRAGGGTCIDDGLKAGIEQLASGKEGYISQLLLLTDGENEHGDNSRAIKLADVAIGYNLTVNTLGFGDHWNQDVLEQIADAGGGSLSYIEHAEEAIATFGRLFTRMQSVSLTNAFLNLELLSGTRLADLKPVAQVAPETVELSANTQADLAVIRIGDLMIDEPRVILLTMYIPQLAEGSAPIAKVQVTYDDPAFDLTAQATETQTVSVLAQSAYTPATNPDVQRHILALAKYRQTQIAEDKLKSGDRTGAVTMLQSAANTAIQMGDKNAATVLQRNATQLQEGKDLSESDRKKTRIASKTQLQ; this is translated from the coding sequence ATGAAGGTAGATTTTCAGTGTGCGCTGAGTGATGCTCATCTTTCAATTGATCAAGCGAGCAGTCAGCGTCAGCTGTCGGTCTCTGTGGCAGCCAAAGGCGGAGGCGTTTCTGCGCCGCTGAATGTCTGTTTTGTCCTGGACCGCAGCGGGTCGATGATGGGAACTCCTTTGCAAACGGTCAAGCAAGCCGCGAGCCGAATTGTCGATCGATTAAGCAATCGAGATCGCATTTCCATTATTGCCTTCGATCACAAAGCCGAGGTCTTAATCTCCAACGAGCTAGCAAGCGATCCGCAGGCTATCAAAAGGCGAATCAATAGCCTGCGAGCAGGGGGCGGCACCTGCATTGACGATGGCCTAAAAGCCGGTATCGAACAGCTCGCTTCAGGCAAAGAGGGCTATATCTCTCAGCTGCTGCTGCTAACTGATGGTGAGAATGAGCACGGCGATAATTCTAGAGCAATTAAGCTGGCTGACGTGGCGATTGGCTACAACTTGACAGTCAATACGCTGGGCTTTGGCGATCACTGGAACCAAGATGTTTTAGAGCAAATCGCGGATGCAGGGGGCGGGTCGCTTAGCTATATCGAACATGCTGAAGAGGCGATCGCCACTTTTGGCCGTCTGTTCACTCGAATGCAGTCTGTTAGCCTGACCAACGCCTTCTTGAATTTGGAGCTTTTGTCTGGTACCCGTCTAGCAGATCTAAAACCCGTTGCTCAAGTTGCGCCTGAAACCGTAGAACTGAGCGCTAATACTCAAGCGGACCTCGCTGTGATTAGAATTGGCGATCTGATGATCGATGAACCGAGAGTAATTCTGCTAACAATGTATATTCCTCAGTTAGCAGAAGGATCGGCGCCGATTGCCAAAGTTCAAGTGACCTATGACGATCCAGCCTTCGACTTAACCGCTCAGGCGACGGAGACACAAACAGTTAGCGTCCTAGCTCAATCTGCCTACACCCCTGCTACAAACCCAGACGTGCAGCGGCATATTCTGGCGCTGGCCAAATACAGACAGACCCAAATCGCAGAAGACAAGTTGAAATCGGGCGATCGCACAGGCGCAGTCACGATGCTTCAGTCAGCGGCGAACACGGCTATTCAGATGGGTGACAAAAACGCGGCTACCGTGCTGCAAAGGAACGCGACTCAGCTGCAGGAAGGAAAGGATTTATCGGAGAGCGATCGTAAGAAAACTCGCATTGCTTCCAAAACTCAGCTTCAGTAA
- a CDS encoding ATP-dependent Clp protease proteolytic subunit: MPIGTPSVPYRLPGSTYEQWISIYERLFRERIIFLTEEVDDGIANAIVAYMLYLDSEDSTKPIYLYINSPGGSVTAGMAIYDTMQYIKSEVVTICMGLAASMGAFLLNAGTKGKRLALPHSRIMIHQPSGGVGRRQATDIEIEAVRIVQVRRELNELMAAHSGRTVEEIERDSDRDNFMSAEEAKEYGLIDRVIEERLST, encoded by the coding sequence ATGCCTATTGGAACTCCTAGTGTCCCCTATCGCCTACCTGGCAGCACCTACGAACAGTGGATTAGTATCTACGAACGGCTGTTCAGGGAGCGAATTATCTTTTTGACTGAAGAGGTAGACGATGGCATTGCTAACGCTATCGTTGCCTACATGCTCTATCTCGATTCTGAAGACTCTACTAAGCCAATCTATCTCTACATCAACTCACCGGGTGGTTCAGTCACAGCGGGTATGGCAATTTACGACACCATGCAGTACATCAAGTCCGAGGTGGTGACTATCTGTATGGGTCTCGCTGCAAGCATGGGCGCTTTTCTACTGAATGCGGGCACTAAGGGCAAGCGGCTAGCACTACCCCATTCGCGGATCATGATTCACCAACCTTCCGGTGGGGTAGGTCGTCGTCAGGCGACTGATATTGAAATTGAGGCGGTGCGAATTGTCCAGGTGCGCCGCGAGCTAAATGAACTGATGGCAGCCCATTCTGGTCGAACTGTGGAAGAAATTGAGCGAGATAGCGATCGCGACAATTTCATGTCCGCGGAAGAAGCTAAAGAATATGGCCTAATTGACCGAGTCATTGAAGAGCGGCTTTCTACATAG
- a CDS encoding ATP-dependent Clp protease proteolytic subunit: MPVDRIMRVPYNLPGSRSWQWVNIFTRMSQERILFLNSPLTDGVANSLVSALLYLDSEDQSKPIYLYINSLGDPVMSGQADESAGMISIRAGLAVYDTIAHIKSEVLTICMGTAYGMAAVLLAAGAKGKRAALPHTSIALTHPTTLTRGQATDINLEATEVLAKRKLIQQILANSTGQSAEKIAKDMERMFYLSPTEAKEYGLIDRVIENPALARSSVPALSEA, from the coding sequence ATGCCCGTAGATAGAATCATGCGAGTTCCCTACAATTTACCGGGCAGTCGCTCCTGGCAGTGGGTGAACATTTTTACCCGGATGAGTCAAGAGCGCATTCTATTTCTCAATTCGCCGCTGACAGATGGGGTAGCGAACTCTTTAGTCTCGGCGCTGCTGTACTTGGATTCTGAAGATCAAAGCAAGCCAATCTATCTCTATATCAACTCGCTCGGTGATCCGGTGATGTCTGGGCAGGCAGATGAGTCTGCTGGAATGATTTCGATTCGAGCAGGGTTAGCGGTCTATGACACGATCGCACATATCAAGTCAGAAGTGCTGACAATTTGTATGGGAACAGCCTACGGGATGGCGGCAGTGCTGCTAGCAGCAGGTGCAAAAGGGAAGCGAGCAGCGCTACCTCATACCAGCATTGCGCTAACTCACCCGACTACCCTAACTCGGGGACAAGCGACCGACATCAATCTAGAAGCGACAGAGGTGCTAGCCAAGCGTAAGCTGATTCAGCAGATCTTAGCAAACAGTACTGGTCAAAGTGCTGAAAAGATTGCGAAAGATATGGAGCGGATGTTTTATCTTTCTCCGACTGAAGCCAAAGAATATGGACTGATCGATCGAGTCATTGAGAATCCGGCTCTAGCTAGATCCTCCGTTCCAGCACTATCCGAAGCCTAA
- a CDS encoding adenylate kinase: MTRLIFLGPPGAGKGTQAQMLCQSYDVPHISTGDILRAAVKEKTDLGLKAEGFMKAGELVPDDLILGLIRERLSKEDTANGWLLDGFPRNVEQAEFLNALLEEIGQSCDVVINLEVPDDVLVERLLDRGRVDDKEDVIRNRLEVYREQTEPLIALYDGRNQLQSVNGNQELSLVTDELTKIVES, translated from the coding sequence ATGACACGTTTAATTTTCTTAGGGCCACCGGGTGCCGGCAAAGGCACTCAGGCACAGATGCTTTGCCAAAGTTACGACGTTCCTCACATATCAACCGGTGATATCTTGCGGGCCGCAGTCAAGGAGAAAACTGACCTAGGGCTGAAGGCTGAAGGGTTCATGAAAGCAGGTGAATTAGTACCAGACGACTTGATCTTGGGCCTGATTCGAGAGCGTTTGAGCAAAGAAGATACAGCCAACGGCTGGCTATTGGATGGTTTTCCGCGCAATGTGGAACAGGCAGAATTTTTGAATGCGCTACTAGAAGAAATTGGTCAGAGCTGTGATGTTGTTATCAATCTAGAAGTCCCAGACGACGTGCTTGTGGAGCGTTTGCTAGACCGAGGGCGGGTCGACGATAAAGAAGACGTCATTCGAAATCGTTTAGAAGTTTATCGAGAGCAAACCGAACCCTTGATTGCGCTATACGACGGTAGGAATCAACTACAGTCAGTTAACGGGAACCAGGAGCTAAGTCTAGTAACTGATGAGCTAACGAAGATCGTAGAAAGCTGA